The following are encoded in a window of Sphaerisporangium siamense genomic DNA:
- a CDS encoding alpha/beta hydrolase, translated as MRRTVPILAALLGVLISLLPAVPAAAGPAPLAWAPCPEDATVQCASLTLPVNWDAPRGAAFRMAVALRPAADPSARVGTLVINPGGPGNSGVDAVLTNWLGLSPELLRRFDVVGFDPRGVGRSNPVLCSLRLAMAAPDPLMADQAAFDRRLAYNARYRDDCRARTGPLYDRVDSASVVRDLDALRAALGEPKLTFYGVSYGTLIGQLYAERFPGRVRALALDSNMDHSLGTTAMLDTDTWTTQDSFDQFAAWCARSADCALHGRDVRALWRDLLERAGRGELPDPTAPGAPLAPIMLIYQVFNAFYAPDWPAVADLLHALDTGAPARTAAAPAEEPEDEVFNDATQVVCQDFLLPIRDHREFARHLRRLETIAPDMRMSPVSVALTVACLGQPAPVPNPQHRLRVDGTPPLLLVNGRHDPAAGYPWALSTARQIGDEARLLTYDGAGHGMYGRTPCVTGAVDRYLVSRALPAPGAHCAPAPVAGPAPSPARAGLTARPGALPPGLAAAALAR; from the coding sequence GTGCGAAGAACCGTCCCGATCCTGGCCGCCCTGCTGGGCGTCCTGATCTCCCTGCTGCCCGCCGTCCCCGCCGCGGCCGGCCCCGCCCCGCTCGCCTGGGCGCCCTGTCCGGAGGACGCGACGGTCCAGTGCGCGAGCCTGACCCTGCCGGTGAACTGGGACGCCCCGCGCGGCGCCGCCTTCCGCATGGCGGTGGCCCTCCGGCCGGCCGCCGATCCCTCCGCCCGGGTCGGCACCCTGGTCATCAACCCCGGCGGCCCCGGCAACTCCGGCGTCGACGCCGTGCTGACCAACTGGCTCGGCCTGAGCCCCGAGCTCCTGCGCCGCTTCGACGTCGTCGGCTTCGACCCGCGCGGCGTCGGGCGCAGCAACCCGGTGCTGTGCTCGCTGCGGCTGGCCATGGCGGCCCCCGACCCGCTGATGGCCGACCAGGCGGCCTTCGACCGGCGGCTCGCCTACAACGCCCGCTACCGCGACGACTGCCGCGCCCGCACCGGGCCGCTGTACGACCGGGTGGACAGCGCGAGCGTCGTCCGCGACCTCGACGCGCTGCGCGCCGCGCTCGGCGAGCCCAAACTGACCTTCTACGGCGTCTCCTACGGCACGCTCATCGGCCAGCTCTACGCCGAGCGCTTCCCCGGCCGGGTGCGCGCGCTGGCGCTGGACAGCAACATGGACCACAGCCTGGGCACCACCGCCATGCTGGACACCGACACCTGGACCACCCAGGACTCCTTCGACCAGTTCGCCGCCTGGTGCGCCCGGTCGGCGGACTGCGCGCTGCACGGCCGCGACGTGCGTGCGCTGTGGCGTGACCTGCTGGAACGCGCCGGGCGCGGCGAACTGCCCGACCCGACGGCGCCGGGCGCGCCGCTGGCCCCGATCATGCTCATCTACCAGGTGTTCAACGCCTTCTACGCCCCCGACTGGCCCGCCGTGGCCGACCTGCTCCACGCCCTCGACACGGGCGCGCCCGCGCGGACGGCCGCCGCGCCGGCCGAGGAGCCCGAGGACGAGGTGTTCAACGACGCCACCCAGGTGGTCTGCCAGGACTTCCTGCTGCCGATCCGCGACCACCGCGAGTTCGCCCGCCACCTGCGCCGGCTGGAGACCATCGCTCCCGACATGCGCATGAGCCCGGTCTCGGTCGCGCTCACCGTCGCCTGCCTCGGCCAGCCCGCGCCGGTCCCGAACCCGCAGCACCGCCTGCGCGTGGACGGCACCCCGCCGCTGCTTCTCGTCAACGGGCGGCACGACCCGGCCGCCGGGTACCCGTGGGCGCTGAGCACGGCCCGGCAGATCGGCGACGAGGCCAGGCTGCTGACCTACGACGGCGCCGGGCACGGCATGTACGGCCGCACCCCCTGCGTCACCGGGGCCGTCGACCGCTACCTCGTCTCCCGCGCCCTCCCGGCGCCGGGCGCGCACTGTGCCCCGGCGCCCGTGGCGGGGCCCGCGCCGTCACCGGCCCGAGCCGGCCTGACCGCGCGCCCCGGCGCTCTGCCGCCGGGCCTGGCCGCCGCGGCCCTCGCGAGGTAG
- a CDS encoding AfsR/SARP family transcriptional regulator: MPHVFRLLGPVEAGLSGKAVNLGGRMRRTLLLSLLLNMNRPVSLDWLSEALWDSEPPQSATANLRTYAGGLRRVLTTEMKGVGIVASDRAYQLVASPAKLDLTSFEKLTTEARTALAGRRPDVAVQRFDDAVALWRGPAGDGLAYGKPLAARLTVLHEQRLTALEDRAEARLTLGRHSEAVADLRLLVGEQPLRERAWALLMRALYGAGDAAGALGAYAEARDHLAGQLGLEPGEELRRIHQAVLHRDPALAPLARQPAHVSATPCTPAPRQLPRPGLLVGRDAEARFLEEALTPSGAVPPVAAVSGPIGVGKSALALRVAHAVSSRFPDGQLYVDMAGAFQQERAVTPRQAVTWFLRALGDPAPGEPSLGEASTRLRSLTSGLRVLFVIDNVAGASQVRPLLPAGPGCAVLITSRRVPALDHAEHLTLGALTPEDAVAVLAGHAGAARVAAEPDAAAEIARRCEHLPLALRAAGALLAARPDWPVERLSARMARGLCEILDNRDGEHNIRDRLWGSFELFRRTDPEAARLLWTITYLPGTEVTVTQAADMLRAPAGTAQRALDRLADEHMLRRVAPGRYEMVGLLRILVPRDPS; encoded by the coding sequence ATGCCACACGTGTTCCGCCTCCTCGGACCGGTCGAGGCCGGGCTCTCAGGGAAGGCCGTCAACCTGGGCGGCCGCATGCGCCGCACGCTGCTGCTGTCACTCCTGCTCAACATGAACCGCCCGGTCAGCCTCGACTGGCTCTCGGAGGCCCTGTGGGACAGCGAGCCCCCGCAGTCCGCCACGGCGAACCTGCGGACGTACGCGGGCGGGCTGCGCCGCGTGCTCACCACCGAGATGAAGGGCGTCGGCATCGTCGCCTCCGACCGCGCCTACCAGCTCGTCGCGTCCCCGGCCAAGCTCGACCTGACCAGCTTCGAGAAGCTCACCACCGAGGCCAGGACGGCGCTCGCCGGCCGCCGCCCCGACGTCGCGGTCCAGCGGTTCGACGACGCGGTCGCCCTGTGGCGCGGCCCGGCCGGCGACGGCCTGGCGTACGGCAAGCCGCTCGCCGCGCGCCTGACCGTCCTGCACGAGCAGCGCCTCACCGCGCTTGAGGACCGCGCCGAGGCGCGGCTCACGCTCGGCCGGCACTCCGAGGCCGTGGCCGACCTGCGGCTGCTGGTCGGGGAGCAGCCGCTGCGCGAACGGGCCTGGGCTCTGCTCATGCGCGCCCTGTACGGCGCGGGCGACGCGGCCGGCGCGCTCGGCGCCTACGCCGAGGCACGCGACCACCTGGCCGGGCAGCTCGGCCTGGAGCCGGGGGAGGAGCTGCGGCGCATCCACCAGGCCGTCCTGCACCGCGACCCCGCGCTCGCCCCCCTCGCCCGCCAGCCGGCCCACGTCTCCGCGACCCCCTGCACCCCGGCCCCGCGCCAGCTCCCGCGCCCGGGCCTGCTGGTCGGCCGCGACGCCGAGGCGCGCTTCCTGGAGGAGGCGCTCACGCCGTCGGGCGCGGTCCCGCCGGTGGCGGCCGTCAGCGGGCCGATCGGAGTCGGCAAGTCGGCGCTGGCCCTGCGGGTCGCGCACGCGGTGTCCTCGCGGTTCCCCGACGGGCAGCTCTACGTCGACATGGCCGGCGCCTTCCAGCAGGAGCGCGCGGTCACCCCCCGGCAGGCCGTCACCTGGTTCCTGCGCGCGCTCGGCGACCCCGCCCCGGGGGAGCCGAGCCTCGGCGAGGCCAGCACGCGCCTGCGGTCCCTCACCTCGGGCCTGCGCGTGCTCTTCGTGATCGACAACGTCGCCGGGGCCTCCCAGGTGCGTCCCCTGCTGCCCGCCGGGCCCGGCTGCGCGGTGCTGATCACCAGCAGGCGGGTGCCGGCCCTCGACCACGCCGAGCACCTCACGCTCGGCGCGCTCACCCCCGAGGACGCCGTCGCCGTGCTGGCCGGGCACGCGGGCGCCGCGCGCGTGGCGGCCGAGCCGGACGCCGCCGCCGAGATCGCCCGCCGCTGCGAGCACCTCCCGCTCGCCCTGCGCGCCGCCGGCGCCCTGCTGGCCGCGCGTCCCGACTGGCCCGTGGAGCGGCTGTCCGCCCGGATGGCCCGCGGCCTGTGCGAGATCCTCGACAACCGGGACGGCGAGCACAACATCCGCGACCGGCTGTGGGGCAGCTTCGAGCTGTTCCGCCGCACCGACCCCGAGGCCGCGCGCCTGCTGTGGACGATCACCTACCTGCCGGGCACCGAGGTCACCGTGACCCAGGCCGCGGACATGCTGCGCGCGCCCGCGGGCACCGCCCAGCGGGCCCTGGACCGGCTCGCCGACGAGCACATGCTGCGCCGGGTGGCGCCCGGCCGCTACGAGATGGTCGGCCTGCTGCGCATCCTCGTGCCCCGCGACCCGTCGTGA
- a CDS encoding amidohydrolase family protein — protein sequence MLVTAGLLVTATPDGPVRDGAVLVGEGLIRAAGPRERVEALAPPGTPRHDYPGGTLLPGLINCHVHLVFDASMDGMGKVREADDLSLFLGMADRARRLLDSGVTTVRDLGDRGGLSLRLRDAIAAGLLRGPRVLAAGPPLTVPGGHCWYLGGEVGDEAALRAAVRARAEQGADLVKLMVSGGQTTSGGAGMSESQFTPEQVRATVEEAHRLGLPVAAHAHGTEAIAASAAAGVDTIEHCTWLTGDAYDPREDVAALIASRGIAVCPTTSPGWRAMARWIGEERAALLQSRLPWMRDLGVRLVMGTDAGLPGSVFDDFAGSFTLYEELGFSHERIIEMATADAADALGIGGETGRIAEGLRADLLVTDGDALTGVEALRRPLLVVKDGVAHVPPPRPE from the coding sequence ATGCTGGTCACCGCCGGCCTGCTCGTCACGGCCACCCCGGACGGCCCGGTCCGCGACGGGGCCGTACTCGTCGGCGAGGGACTCATCCGGGCGGCGGGGCCGCGCGAGCGGGTCGAGGCCCTGGCCCCGCCCGGCACCCCGCGCCACGACTACCCCGGCGGCACGCTGCTGCCCGGCCTGATCAACTGCCACGTGCACCTGGTCTTCGACGCGAGCATGGACGGCATGGGCAAGGTCCGCGAGGCCGACGACCTCTCGCTGTTCCTCGGCATGGCCGACCGCGCGCGCCGCTTGCTCGACAGCGGCGTGACCACGGTCAGGGACCTCGGCGACCGGGGCGGCCTGTCCCTGCGCCTGCGCGACGCCATCGCCGCCGGCCTGCTGCGCGGGCCGCGCGTGCTGGCCGCCGGCCCGCCGCTCACCGTCCCCGGCGGGCACTGCTGGTACCTCGGCGGCGAGGTCGGGGACGAGGCCGCGTTACGCGCGGCCGTGCGGGCCCGCGCCGAGCAGGGGGCCGACCTGGTCAAGCTGATGGTGAGCGGCGGGCAGACCACCTCGGGCGGGGCCGGGATGTCGGAGTCGCAGTTCACCCCCGAGCAGGTCCGCGCCACCGTCGAGGAGGCCCACCGGCTCGGCCTGCCCGTCGCCGCCCACGCGCACGGCACCGAGGCCATCGCCGCTTCCGCCGCCGCGGGCGTGGACACCATCGAGCACTGCACCTGGCTCACCGGCGACGCCTACGACCCGCGCGAGGACGTCGCGGCGCTGATCGCCTCCCGGGGCATCGCCGTCTGCCCCACCACCAGCCCTGGCTGGCGGGCCATGGCCCGCTGGATCGGCGAGGAGCGCGCCGCGCTGCTGCAGAGCCGCCTGCCCTGGATGCGCGACCTCGGCGTCCGCCTCGTGATGGGCACCGACGCGGGCCTGCCCGGCTCGGTCTTCGACGACTTCGCCGGCAGCTTCACCCTCTACGAGGAGCTGGGCTTCTCCCACGAGCGGATCATCGAGATGGCCACCGCCGACGCCGCCGACGCGCTCGGCATCGGCGGCGAGACCGGCAGGATCGCCGAGGGACTGCGCGCCGACCTGCTGGTGACGGACGGGGACGCGCTCACCGGCGTCGAGGCCCTGCGCCGCCCGCTGCTCGTCGTCAAGGACGGCGTCGCGCACGTGCCGCCGCCACGTCCGGAATAG